In the Sandaracinus amylolyticus genome, AGTGAGACCAGCGGCGTCACGATCTCCGGCTCGTACCGCACCGTGCGCGGCGGCAGCGCGACGATCGATCGCGGCAGCGTCACCCGCACCACACGATCGGTGGTCGCACCATCGGGCAGCCGCAGCGTCCACGTGCTCTCGCGCGCCAGTCGCGGCCCCCGCCGCAGCGCGCTCGCGATCTCCTGCGCGACCCGCGCGTGATCGTCGGCCGCGCACGCCGCGCTCTCTTCGCACACCAGCGCGACGTTCACCATCGTGCCCTCGCGCACCGCGACCACCAGCTGCGCCATCACCTCGGCGCGGTGCTCGTCGTAGAGCGAGCGCTCCGGGCCCTCCGCTCGCTCGCGCATCCGCCGGCGATCGAGCACCGCCGCGATCGCGAGCTCGGGATCGCCCGACACGATCGACCGCGCGCCTCGCAGCTCGCTCTCCACGCCGAGCGTCGAGGGACGCAGCGAGTCCCACGCGATCACGTGCAGCGAGTACGTGCCCGCATCGGTCGTGCGCGCGAGCACGTGATCGCTCGCCGCATCGGGCCCGCCCGGGCTCACCCCGAAGCGCCCCGCGAGCGTCCACTCGCCGGGCGCGATGCCCTCGAGCACCAGCCCGAGCCGCCCTCCCGCGAGCTGCGCGCCCGGCGCGGCCGGCTCCTCGATCGTCGCCGCTGGCGCCTCGACCGCGACCGGCGGCGCCGACACCGCCGGCGTGCTCGCGCTCGGCACCGCCGCCCCGCCACAGCCCACCACGAGCACCCACGCGAGCGAGGCACGCATGCCGCGAGTATGCCGGCCGTGGCAGAGTGCGCCCGTGCTCGGCCGTACCGCGCTCGCTGCGAGCCTCGTCGCGCTCTCGCTCTCCGCGCTCGTCACCCACGCCCAGCCCGCGCTCCGCGTGTTCCCGCTGCGGGTGCAGATCGCGCGCGACGCCGACGGAAGCAGCGCGCCGATCACCGACGATGCGTGGCTCTCGGCGCAGGTCGCGAGCGCGAACGAGATCTTCGCGCCCCACGGCGTCGGCTTCGTCGTCGACTCGCGCGCCCCGCTGCCCGACGCCCACGCGCGGCTCGAGACGCGCGCCGATCGTCATGCCCTCGGCGCGCGTCTCGATCCTTCGCGCATCGACTGGTTCGTGGTGCGCTCGCTGCGCGACGTCGACGACCCCTCGCAGATGCGCCGCGGCGTGCACTGGCGCCCGGCGGGACGCCCCGGCGCGCACTTCGTGATCGTCTCCGCGATCTGGGGGCCGACCGTGCTCGCGCACGAGCTCGGGCACTACTTCGGCAACCCGCACTCGAGCACGCCCGGCAACATCATGAGCTACGAGCGCGGCGACGTTCCGCCCTTCTTCGACGCCCCGCAGTCGCGCCGCATCGCCCGCTTCGCCTCGCGCTTCGCGCGAGAGCGCGCGCCCGCGCCGATCGATCGCGACGCGAGCGACACGCTCCCGCCCGAGGCCCGGTGATCACTCCTCCTTGCGCTCGTCGCCCGCCGACTTCGCCGTCAGCGCGTCGGTGAGGAACGCGAAGCGCTCGGCGAGCGCCCCGTCGCGTCGCGCGAAGAGCTTCACCGCGGCGTTCACGTCGAGCACCGCGCGCCACGCGTCGTGCTCGGCACGCAGCCTCGCGTCGTACGACGCGCCGAGCTTGCGCTCGAGCGCCGCGCGCAGCTCGGCTTCCTTCTTCTTCGCGCGCTCGGCATCACGCAACAGCTTCGTCAGCTTCGCCGGCGAGAGCCCCGGGACCTTGAGCGCGGTGTCGTTCGACCATTTCCGCACGACCTCCTCGATGAGATCGTCGTAGCCGTCGTGCGCCTTCACGAGCTTCCGTCGCTCGTCGGAGGTCATCAGCGGCGTCTCGGTGCGAGATCGCGTGCGCTTCACCGACTTCTTCGCCGACTTCGCGGTCTTCTTCGCCGACTTCTTCTTGGAGCTCTTCTTCGTGGCCATGATCGCCTCCCCAGATCGCGCGATTTCACGGCCAATTCGCGGCATCGCACAAGCCCTCACCATCGTGGGGCGTGGCGGTGGTCGACGGACCACCGCGCGGTGGTCTGCAGACCACCGACCCGCTCGTCGATCCACCACCGCACGGTGGTCGCGCGACGAGCGCGCGGTGGTCGCTCCATCGGCACGCGGTGGTGCTCGCTCGGGCGCGAGCACGTCGCGCCACCGGCGCGAGCCCTCGATCAGTCCGCCTGGCGCCAGGCCTCGCGGGCCTCGCGCAGCGTCTCTTCTTCCGGCGGCGCGCTGATCGGCGCCGGCATGCGCTCCACGATCTCCACCCGCGTCGCGGTCCCCGACGCCGGCTCGATCGTCACGTCGAGCCGCACCTCGCCGCCCCGCACGTCGCGCGGCACCGCGTCGACGAAGGTGGCGCGCCCGCTCGGTCGGGTGTCGACCTGACCGGTGACGAGCCGCGGCCCGAAGTAGCGCTGCATCTTCACGAGCGGCACGTCGCTGCCGTACACGTGCCGTCGATCCTGCGAGAGGATCGGCCGGAGGCCGCGCGGCAGCCGCAGCCCCGCGACGACCTCGTCGGACTCGAGCAGCTCGCCATCGGCACCGTAGAGCGGGTCGGGCGTCGCGCGGGTCTCGGTGCGAGGCACCACCGGCGCGGGCGCGACCTCTTCCGAGACCACCGGCGCATCGGGCTCGTCACCACACCCGATCACCACGAGCCCGATCACGATCCCGATCGCCGCTCTCGTCACGTGCACGACCGCGAGTATACGCAGCGGCACGCCGCGCTCGAGATCGCAGAGAGCCACGGAGATCGGATCGTGTTCTTCTCTGCGGCCCGCTTCAGCGGATCACTGGTCGGCCTGCGCTGCCCACGAGTACACGCGGGTGTACGCGGCGGGCGCGGGCAGCCCCTGGCTGAAGGTGCGCACCGACGACGCGCCCGCGGCGGGCGAGCCGCTGCCGCCGCTGATCTGCGCGGTCAGTCGGAACCCACCGCCGCCCGTGCTGTTCACGCGGTAGCGCGTGCCGACGTAGGGATCGAACACGTCCTCGCCGGTCGAGCACGTGATCTGCTGCTGCACCTGCACGCCCATCACGATCTGGTTCAGGTACGGGCCGATGAAGTGCTCCAGCGTGCTGCTGCCCTCGGTCTCCGCGATGCGCTCGAGCGGGAAACGATCGGTCACCACCGCGGTGTAGCCGCTGGGCGGGGTGCCGCCGCCGCGCAGGTACTCGACGCCCCAGATGCGGCTCTGTCCGTAGTTGCACGCATCGCTGCCCGAGGTCGACTCGAAGCTGCCGAAGTAGACGGTGCCGTCGTAGAGGTCGAGCGGGCCCGTCACCTGCTCGCCCTGGCGCAGCCGGATCTCCCAGTTGAGCGAGGTCGTCGTCGAGGCCGTCGTGTAGTCGATGTGCTCGGTGAGCGAGACGACGCGGTTGAGCGCGCTCGTGTCGAGCTGATCGATGTCGCC is a window encoding:
- a CDS encoding zinc-dependent metalloprotease, translated to MLGRTALAASLVALSLSALVTHAQPALRVFPLRVQIARDADGSSAPITDDAWLSAQVASANEIFAPHGVGFVVDSRAPLPDAHARLETRADRHALGARLDPSRIDWFVVRSLRDVDDPSQMRRGVHWRPAGRPGAHFVIVSAIWGPTVLAHELGHYFGNPHSSTPGNIMSYERGDVPPFFDAPQSRRIARFASRFARERAPAPIDRDASDTLPPEAR